The following are encoded in a window of Actinomyces oris genomic DNA:
- a CDS encoding DUF4190 domain-containing protein → MSELNPYQAAPYRQGAAGSSYPSDLDVAFQSGSSMSSVQNGYYSADDLGDQSLPFPAASGGQMVLYPGDGQQSYSQAYWQPYSQQYPHPSPSYGPYPPYGQAVYWGVSYDPRRYEANALGGWALGLGIASIVANCFYFGLILGVPAIVVGVLGVGAANEGRASNKGLSIAGVATGAIGAIISAVSIIPFMVMMLR, encoded by the coding sequence ATGAGTGAATTGAATCCTTACCAGGCAGCTCCTTACCGTCAGGGAGCTGCTGGTTCCTCTTACCCTTCTGATTTGGATGTCGCCTTTCAGTCCGGTTCAAGTATGTCGTCAGTCCAGAACGGTTACTACAGTGCGGATGATCTTGGCGATCAGTCGCTCCCCTTCCCGGCTGCATCGGGAGGCCAGATGGTCCTCTATCCGGGGGATGGTCAGCAATCGTACAGCCAGGCCTACTGGCAGCCCTACAGTCAGCAGTACCCTCATCCGTCTCCTTCTTACGGCCCGTATCCGCCATATGGTCAGGCTGTGTATTGGGGGGTGTCTTACGATCCGCGTCGGTATGAGGCCAACGCCCTCGGTGGGTGGGCGCTCGGGCTCGGTATTGCGAGCATCGTCGCGAACTGCTTTTATTTCGGTCTGATTTTGGGTGTACCGGCGATCGTCGTCGGAGTGCTGGGTGTGGGTGCCGCCAATGAGGGGCGTGCCTCGAACAAGGGACTGTCGATAGCTGGAGTGGCGACAGGCGCCATTGGCGCTATCATCAGTGCTGTCTCCATTATTCCGTTCATGGTGATGATGCTTCGATGA
- the hisF gene encoding imidazole glycerol phosphate synthase subunit HisF, producing MSVAIRIIPCLDVKDGRVVKGVNFQGLKDAGDPVELASRYGAQGADEITFLDVSASHEGRSTMLDVVRRTAEQVFVPLTVGGGVRSVDDVDQLLRAGADKVGINTAAINRPELLTEVAQRFGNQVIVLSVDARRCPSGVSTASGFEVTTHGGRTSTGIDAVAWAVQGAELGAGEILLNSMDADGVTKGFDTEMIDAVRRRVRVPLIASGGAGSPQDFVTAANHGADAVLAASVFHYGVMTIAAAKNALHDAGHPVR from the coding sequence ATGAGCGTTGCCATCCGCATCATTCCCTGTCTGGACGTCAAGGACGGTCGTGTCGTCAAAGGCGTCAACTTCCAGGGTCTCAAGGATGCCGGAGACCCCGTGGAGCTCGCCTCCCGCTACGGCGCCCAAGGGGCCGACGAGATCACATTCCTCGATGTCTCGGCCTCGCACGAGGGCCGTTCCACCATGTTGGACGTGGTCCGCCGTACTGCCGAGCAGGTCTTCGTTCCGCTGACCGTCGGCGGGGGAGTGCGCTCAGTCGATGACGTGGACCAGCTGCTGCGTGCCGGGGCGGACAAAGTCGGTATCAACACTGCGGCCATTAACCGTCCCGAACTGTTGACGGAGGTGGCGCAGCGTTTTGGCAATCAGGTGATCGTCCTGTCGGTGGATGCGCGTCGGTGCCCTTCCGGCGTCTCAACGGCCTCCGGCTTCGAGGTCACCACGCACGGAGGGCGGACCTCCACAGGCATTGATGCAGTCGCCTGGGCGGTTCAAGGAGCCGAGCTCGGCGCCGGTGAGATTCTCCTGAACTCCATGGATGCCGACGGTGTCACCAAAGGATTCGACACTGAGATGATCGACGCCGTTCGTCGGCGGGTCCGGGTGCCACTCATCGCCTCCGGCGGTGCCGGATCCCCGCAGGACTTCGTCACGGCGGCCAACCACGGTGCCGACGCCGTTCTGGCAGCCTCAGTGTTCCACTACGGAGTGATGACCATCGCTGCGGCCAAGAATGCGCTGCACGACGCAGGCCATCCGGTCCGTTGA
- the pafA gene encoding Pup--protein ligase: MSSSRPLARRIIGVETEYGITCAPTTDGPPPMDADHAARELFEPVVQRSRSSNVFTRGGARLYLDVGSHPEFATAECDRLEDVLAQDRAGELVMADLVEQANAHLAASGVPGRIHLLKNNRDAEDNGFGCHENYLVRRRGDFWNDARTLVPHLVTRQILVGAGHITAGGDARPAADGPRGYVFSQRADQMWDAVSSATTRARPLINTRDEPHADAERYRRMHVIVGDSNIAQGSTLLKVAAMDLLLDYLEHGGDLGDLALADPMRAIRDTCHDMTGGVLLERSDGRTITPLEMQAEHLGRLRDHVAQGIEVTALHEAALELWERGLQALRLQQPEIVDTELDWAVKQRLLTRYCQRHDTDLTDPRVSRLALAYHDVSPSEGLRQRLEDAGLLHRFVDEATCRRAVDTPPATTRARLRGAVVGRAEDLRRDVSVDWVRVRLDDGVCSPVTLNDPFCAVDERIDALLESMEHSATDLPNGV, from the coding sequence ATGAGCAGCTCACGGCCCTTGGCGCGGCGCATCATCGGGGTGGAGACCGAGTACGGCATCACCTGCGCCCCCACCACCGACGGCCCTCCTCCCATGGACGCCGACCACGCTGCTCGTGAGCTCTTCGAACCCGTGGTCCAGCGCTCTCGCTCCTCGAACGTCTTCACTCGCGGGGGCGCTCGCCTCTACCTGGACGTGGGCTCCCACCCCGAGTTCGCCACCGCCGAGTGCGACCGCCTCGAGGACGTGCTCGCTCAGGACCGCGCCGGTGAGCTCGTCATGGCCGATCTCGTCGAGCAGGCCAATGCGCACCTGGCAGCCTCGGGTGTCCCCGGGCGGATCCACCTGCTGAAGAACAACCGCGACGCTGAGGACAACGGCTTCGGGTGCCACGAAAACTACCTCGTGCGGCGTCGTGGAGACTTCTGGAACGACGCCCGCACTCTCGTACCCCACCTGGTGACCCGGCAGATCCTCGTCGGCGCCGGCCATATCACCGCAGGCGGGGACGCTCGGCCCGCCGCCGACGGGCCCAGGGGCTATGTCTTCTCCCAGCGGGCCGACCAGATGTGGGACGCCGTCTCCTCAGCCACGACCCGTGCCAGGCCGCTTATCAACACCCGGGACGAACCGCATGCCGATGCCGAGCGCTACCGGCGCATGCACGTCATCGTCGGGGACTCCAACATCGCTCAGGGATCCACCCTGCTCAAAGTGGCGGCCATGGACCTGCTCCTGGACTACCTGGAGCACGGGGGAGACCTCGGCGACCTGGCCCTGGCCGACCCCATGAGGGCCATTCGCGACACCTGCCATGACATGACTGGAGGGGTGCTCCTGGAACGGTCTGACGGGCGGACCATCACGCCGTTGGAGATGCAGGCCGAGCACCTCGGGCGTCTCCGTGACCACGTTGCGCAGGGCATCGAGGTCACTGCTCTGCACGAAGCCGCACTGGAACTGTGGGAACGAGGACTCCAGGCCCTGCGCCTGCAGCAGCCCGAGATCGTGGACACGGAGCTGGACTGGGCGGTCAAGCAGCGGCTGCTGACCCGTTACTGCCAGCGGCACGACACCGATCTGACCGATCCCCGGGTGAGCCGCCTGGCCCTGGCCTACCACGACGTCTCTCCCAGTGAGGGACTGCGACAGCGTCTGGAGGACGCTGGTCTCCTGCACCGATTCGTTGACGAGGCGACCTGCCGCCGGGCGGTGGATACCCCACCTGCGACCACGCGTGCGCGCCTGCGTGGTGCCGTCGTCGGCCGGGCCGAGGACCTGCGCCGTGACGTGAGTGTTGACTGGGTGCGGGTTCGACTCGACGACGGCGTCTGCTCACCTGTTACGCTGAATGATCCCTTCTGTGCCGTAGACGAGCGCATCGATGCACTCCTGGAGAGCATGGAGCACTCGGCAACCGACCTTCCCAACGGGGTGTGA
- a CDS encoding ubiquitin-like protein Pup: MTPQHASQSHGQVRRTGVETTAADADQAISTGRSASAEQASDVDSILDEIDSVIETNAAAFVQGFVQKGGQ; this comes from the coding sequence ATGACGCCGCAGCACGCCAGTCAGTCCCATGGGCAGGTCCGTCGCACCGGCGTCGAGACCACTGCAGCCGACGCCGACCAGGCCATCAGCACCGGTAGATCCGCGTCGGCCGAGCAGGCCAGTGACGTTGACAGCATCCTCGACGAGATCGACTCGGTCATCGAGACCAATGCCGCGGCCTTCGTCCAGGGCTTCGTCCAGAAGGGCGGCCAGTGA
- a CDS encoding proteasome accessory factor PafA2 family protein, whose product MNDVGFQPGPVTRPVGLETEFGVLRPGDAYANPVVLSTRVVEAYCAGSGVPTVRWDYEGEDPLADLRGGRLRRSAAHPSQLTDDPARPAPSGDAPSADAGETADPPPAPWGSRARPSAAEAALPRATTAVLVNGARFYVDHAHPEYSSPEVLTPRDALIWDRAGEVVARRAMTALGDEGDRDGTPVEIVLYKNNVDGKGAAYGSHENYLVRRDVPFEELAAVLTPFLVTRPVIAGAGRVGIGQRSEHPGFQVSQRADYVESEIGLQTTFNRPIINTRDEPHADNARWRRLHVINGDANRFDVPIYLKVATTDLLVWFLEQACTEGSGPFKEALARVKDLAIIGDPVEEHWALSHDPTLSHELRTQAGALTALAIQRAFLDAVSPTVTRVEDTRAHRALALWRQVLDALEQWRHDGSGPAAQMVEWVAKYELCEGLRRRSGTGWDDPRLAALDIQWADLRPGRSVVDKLDAAGRIHRLVTDAEIQNAVDTPPEGTRAAIRGTAIRRHRQVVGASWTCLLLDVPGAPALARLRLPDDVVVGSDETATILEEIGRRADPERH is encoded by the coding sequence ATGAACGATGTCGGCTTTCAGCCCGGTCCGGTGACGCGACCCGTCGGCCTGGAGACCGAGTTCGGGGTCCTGCGCCCGGGCGACGCCTACGCCAACCCCGTGGTCCTGTCCACCCGCGTGGTGGAGGCCTACTGCGCAGGCTCCGGCGTGCCCACCGTGCGGTGGGACTACGAGGGAGAGGATCCCCTGGCCGACCTGCGCGGCGGCAGGCTCCGGCGCTCCGCCGCCCACCCCAGCCAGCTCACTGACGACCCCGCCCGCCCTGCGCCCTCGGGCGATGCACCGTCGGCCGATGCGGGGGAGACGGCAGACCCTCCGCCGGCCCCCTGGGGGTCGCGCGCTCGCCCCAGTGCCGCCGAGGCAGCCCTGCCCCGGGCCACGACTGCGGTCCTGGTCAACGGCGCCCGCTTCTACGTCGACCACGCCCACCCCGAGTACTCCTCACCCGAGGTCCTCACACCCCGCGACGCCCTGATCTGGGACCGCGCCGGTGAGGTGGTCGCCCGGCGCGCCATGACGGCCCTGGGTGACGAGGGCGATCGGGATGGGACACCGGTGGAGATCGTCCTGTACAAGAACAACGTGGATGGCAAGGGTGCGGCCTACGGCTCCCACGAGAACTACCTCGTGCGGCGCGATGTGCCCTTCGAGGAGCTGGCCGCGGTCCTGACCCCCTTCCTCGTCACCAGGCCCGTCATCGCCGGTGCCGGCCGGGTCGGGATCGGGCAGCGCAGTGAGCACCCCGGATTCCAGGTCAGCCAGCGCGCCGACTACGTCGAGTCCGAGATCGGCCTGCAGACCACGTTCAACCGCCCCATCATCAACACCCGCGACGAACCGCACGCCGACAATGCCCGCTGGCGCAGGCTTCACGTCATCAACGGTGACGCCAACCGCTTCGACGTTCCCATCTACCTCAAGGTCGCCACCACCGACCTGCTTGTCTGGTTCCTGGAGCAGGCGTGCACCGAGGGCTCCGGCCCGTTCAAGGAGGCTCTGGCCCGCGTCAAGGACCTGGCCATCATCGGCGATCCTGTCGAGGAGCACTGGGCCCTCTCCCACGACCCCACCCTGTCTCACGAGCTGCGAACCCAGGCCGGGGCCTTGACCGCCCTGGCGATTCAACGCGCCTTCCTCGATGCCGTCAGCCCCACTGTCACCCGTGTCGAGGACACCCGGGCTCATCGCGCCCTGGCTCTGTGGAGGCAGGTCCTCGACGCCCTGGAGCAGTGGCGCCATGACGGATCCGGCCCTGCTGCTCAGATGGTGGAATGGGTTGCCAAGTACGAGCTCTGCGAGGGACTGCGCCGCAGGTCGGGAACCGGCTGGGACGACCCCCGTCTGGCCGCTCTCGACATCCAGTGGGCCGACCTGCGACCGGGACGATCCGTCGTCGACAAACTCGACGCCGCCGGCAGGATCCACCGGTTGGTCACCGACGCGGAGATCCAAAACGCGGTCGACACGCCCCCCGAGGGCACGCGCGCCGCTATCCGGGGAACCGCCATCCGCCGTCACCGGCAGGTCGTGGGAGCCTCCTGGACCTGCCTGCTCCTCGACGTGCCGGGTGCCCCCGCTCTGGCGCGTCTGCGCCTGCCAGACGACGTGGTCGTCGGCTCTGATGAGACGGCGACCATCCTGGAGGAAATTGGTCGCCGGGCAGATCCTGAGAGACACTGA
- the arc gene encoding proteasome ATPase — protein MSETTAADAGTPQPLGMPAKDFTSHQLREARAQAVSLAAKNERLVTALGTARERIAELGQQLDAVTHPPVTLGLLTGPPRTRGAAGDTVDAVDAVDAVDAADATQPREVAVSLSGRQMLLHVHPGVDDTELQVGRLVAVNDQMLVVATLPEPRTGEAVTLEERLDDARVLVTTGGGSARILTLSSALGRIAGTGEGLKPGDTLAADLRADVATALIERTSVEQLVVAETPDVSWADIGGLGPQIEQIRDALELPFTHPELFHAYGLRAPKGLLLYGPPGCGKTLIAKAVATSLADSPSASGITGRPPAFLNIKGPELLSKFVGETERQIRAIFDQARKAAAEDRPVVIFFDEMEALFRTRGTGVSSDVETMIVPQVLAEIDGVESLRNVVIIGASNREDMIDPAILRPGRLDVKIRINRPDAAAAEEILARHLIADLPLAPGELAAHGGDREATAASLRRVVIDALYARNEATAVLEITEAHAAGGTSTRVLHLADLTSGAMLAAIVSRAKTASIKDELAGGQGGLSAARLRSAVATEARQNEEITGATTPEGWARLIGTRTSQILSVRRLGKEST, from the coding sequence ATGTCTGAGACGACTGCAGCCGACGCCGGCACGCCCCAGCCACTGGGGATGCCCGCCAAGGACTTCACCAGCCACCAGCTGCGTGAGGCCCGCGCTCAGGCCGTCAGCCTGGCGGCCAAGAACGAGCGCCTGGTGACCGCTCTGGGTACCGCCCGCGAGCGCATCGCCGAGCTCGGCCAACAGCTCGATGCCGTCACTCACCCCCCGGTCACCCTGGGACTGCTCACTGGCCCGCCCCGCACGAGGGGCGCCGCAGGTGACACCGTCGATGCTGTCGATGCTGTCGATGCTGTCGATGCCGCCGACGCCACCCAGCCCCGCGAGGTCGCCGTGAGCCTTTCTGGCCGACAGATGCTCCTGCACGTCCACCCCGGCGTCGATGACACCGAGTTGCAGGTCGGGCGGCTCGTGGCTGTCAATGACCAGATGCTCGTCGTCGCCACCCTCCCTGAGCCCCGCACCGGTGAGGCCGTCACCCTCGAGGAGAGGCTCGATGACGCCCGCGTCCTGGTGACCACCGGCGGGGGAAGCGCCCGAATCCTCACCCTGTCCTCGGCTCTTGGCCGCATCGCCGGGACCGGTGAGGGGCTCAAACCCGGTGACACCCTAGCCGCCGACCTGCGCGCCGACGTCGCCACGGCTCTCATTGAGCGCACCAGCGTCGAGCAGCTGGTCGTGGCCGAGACACCCGATGTCTCCTGGGCGGACATCGGCGGCCTGGGCCCGCAGATCGAGCAGATCCGCGATGCCCTCGAGCTGCCCTTCACCCACCCCGAGCTGTTCCACGCCTACGGCCTGCGCGCCCCCAAGGGACTGCTGCTCTACGGCCCGCCCGGCTGCGGCAAGACCCTCATCGCCAAGGCCGTGGCCACCTCCCTGGCTGATTCGCCCAGCGCCTCGGGCATCACAGGACGCCCGCCCGCGTTCCTCAACATCAAGGGTCCTGAGCTGCTGAGCAAGTTCGTCGGCGAGACCGAGCGCCAGATCCGTGCCATCTTCGACCAGGCCCGTAAGGCCGCCGCCGAGGACCGGCCGGTGGTCATCTTCTTCGATGAGATGGAGGCCCTCTTCCGCACCCGTGGCACCGGCGTGTCCTCCGACGTCGAGACCATGATCGTGCCCCAGGTCCTGGCGGAGATCGACGGCGTGGAGTCCCTGCGCAACGTCGTCATCATCGGGGCCTCCAATCGCGAGGACATGATCGACCCCGCCATCCTGCGCCCCGGGCGCCTGGACGTGAAGATCCGCATCAACCGGCCCGATGCGGCCGCTGCCGAGGAGATCCTCGCCCGGCACCTCATCGCCGACCTGCCCCTGGCCCCGGGCGAGCTCGCGGCCCATGGGGGAGACCGTGAGGCCACTGCCGCCTCCTTGCGACGGGTCGTCATCGATGCCCTTTACGCCCGCAACGAGGCCACCGCCGTCCTGGAGATCACCGAGGCCCACGCGGCCGGTGGCACCTCCACCCGCGTCCTTCACCTGGCCGACCTCACCAGCGGCGCCATGCTGGCCGCCATCGTCTCGCGCGCCAAGACCGCCTCCATCAAGGACGAGCTCGCCGGGGGACAGGGCGGTCTGAGCGCAGCCAGGCTCCGCTCGGCCGTCGCGACCGAGGCACGGCAGAACGAGGAGATCACCGGCGCCACCACCCCCGAGGGCTGGGCCCGGCTCATCGGCACCCGCACCTCGCAGATCCTCAGCGTGCGCAGACTCGGCAAGGAGAGCACATGA
- a CDS encoding tRNA (adenine-N1)-methyltransferase: MSEQTEHTVNSPTESSQRPAPQEILGQAGRRGPFRYGERIQVTDTKGRKNTFMLDPHGYFQSVRGSFHHRDVVGMDEGSVIETDTGHELLLLRPLLADYVLSMPRGAQVVYPKDSGQVIAMGDIFPGARVLEAGVGSGALTMNLLSAIGEGGHLLSIERREDFAQIAASNVDAWFGRHHPAWELRTGDFADVVAARVEPGSIDRVVLDMLAPWENVEAASHALAPGGLFLAYVATVTQLSRTVEALRHSGLFTEPESWESMVRTWNVDGLAVRPDHRMVAHTGFLLTARRLAAGSRPLTRKRPPARGAYDEGGYWLPDDVKERTSTDKKVRRVLRDCRAKQPTDATPVLSGSADDSQDGADHV, from the coding sequence ATGAGCGAGCAGACTGAGCACACGGTGAACTCACCCACGGAGTCCTCCCAGCGCCCCGCCCCCCAGGAGATCCTAGGGCAGGCCGGTCGCCGGGGCCCTTTCCGCTACGGCGAACGCATCCAGGTCACCGACACCAAGGGCCGCAAGAACACCTTCATGCTCGACCCCCACGGCTACTTCCAGTCCGTGCGCGGCTCCTTCCACCACCGAGACGTCGTTGGCATGGACGAGGGCAGCGTCATCGAGACCGACACCGGTCACGAGCTGCTCCTGCTGCGCCCGCTCCTGGCCGACTACGTCCTGTCCATGCCGCGAGGCGCCCAGGTGGTCTACCCCAAGGACTCCGGTCAGGTCATCGCCATGGGGGACATCTTCCCCGGCGCCCGCGTCCTGGAGGCCGGCGTCGGCTCCGGTGCACTGACCATGAACCTGCTCTCCGCCATCGGGGAGGGCGGCCACCTGCTGTCCATCGAGCGCCGTGAGGACTTCGCCCAGATCGCCGCCTCCAACGTCGACGCCTGGTTCGGTCGCCACCATCCCGCCTGGGAGCTGCGCACCGGGGACTTCGCTGACGTCGTCGCCGCCCGGGTGGAACCCGGCAGCATCGACCGGGTGGTCTTGGACATGCTTGCCCCCTGGGAGAACGTTGAGGCCGCCTCCCATGCTCTGGCCCCGGGCGGGCTCTTCCTGGCCTACGTGGCCACCGTCACCCAGCTCTCCCGCACCGTGGAGGCCCTGCGTCACAGCGGCCTGTTCACCGAGCCCGAGTCCTGGGAGTCCATGGTGCGCACCTGGAACGTCGACGGGCTCGCCGTGCGCCCCGACCACCGCATGGTGGCGCACACCGGCTTCCTGCTGACCGCCCGTCGCCTGGCCGCAGGCTCCCGGCCCTTGACCCGCAAGCGCCCGCCCGCCCGCGGCGCCTACGACGAGGGCGGCTACTGGCTGCCCGATGACGTTAAGGAGCGCACCAGTACTGACAAGAAGGTCCGCCGCGTTCTGCGAGACTGCCGGGCCAAGCAGCCCACCGACGCCACCCCCGTTCTCAGCGGGAGCGCAGATGACAGCCAGGACGGCGCTGACCATGTCTGA
- a CDS encoding family 1 encapsulin nanocompartment shell protein codes for MNNLHRQLAPISEAAWGEIDQEARRTFIRWIAGRRVVDVVGPDGEDLAAVRTGHQVRVDTPFEGVQAHQRQVRQIVELRVPFRVSREAVDAVDRGAQDSDWQPVKDAVAQIARAEDGIVFDGLTSAGIEGLVPSSSNPAVSLPQPKDLPDAVAAALKELRLAGVEGPYALLLSAELWTAVAETTDDGYPIRKHIDRLLDGEVLWAPAIQGAVLLSTRGGDYELHLGQDLSIGYLSHDAESIELYLQETLTFLPYTSEASVVMTH; via the coding sequence ATGAACAATCTGCATCGACAGCTGGCCCCCATCTCCGAGGCTGCCTGGGGTGAGATCGACCAAGAGGCGCGGCGCACCTTCATCCGCTGGATCGCTGGACGACGCGTCGTCGACGTGGTTGGACCCGACGGAGAGGATCTCGCGGCAGTACGCACCGGTCACCAGGTACGCGTGGACACCCCCTTCGAAGGTGTTCAGGCGCACCAGCGTCAGGTCCGCCAGATCGTCGAGCTGAGGGTTCCCTTCCGGGTCAGCCGCGAGGCCGTCGACGCCGTCGACCGCGGAGCCCAGGACTCCGACTGGCAGCCCGTGAAGGACGCCGTTGCTCAGATCGCCAGGGCCGAGGACGGCATTGTCTTCGACGGGCTGACGAGCGCGGGCATTGAGGGGCTGGTCCCTTCAAGCTCCAACCCAGCCGTATCGCTCCCGCAGCCGAAGGATCTTCCCGACGCTGTTGCCGCTGCCCTCAAGGAGCTCCGCCTCGCCGGAGTCGAAGGCCCCTACGCCCTCCTGCTCTCCGCCGAGCTGTGGACCGCCGTCGCGGAGACCACCGATGACGGTTACCCCATCCGCAAGCACATCGATCGTCTCCTGGACGGTGAGGTCCTGTGGGCCCCCGCCATCCAGGGCGCTGTCCTGCTGAGCACGCGGGGCGGCGACTACGAGCTGCACCTCGGCCAGGACCTCTCCATCGGATATCTCTCACACGATGCCGAGTCGATTGAGCTCTATCTCCAAGAGACGCTCACTTTCCTCCCGTACACCTCCGAGGCGAGTGTCGTGATGACGCACTGA
- a CDS encoding Dyp-type peroxidase produces MSDVSPQDLSQEILASPAKASIFLTVTVRSGGESVVIDLLTAVSGLTRAVGFRYPETMLSCVVGIGAGMWDRLFDVPRPEYLHDFEALQGGKHSAPSTPGDLFFHLRASTLDMCFELARQIMRRLGPAVSTYDEVHAFRYLDNRDPLGFVDGTESPRGQAAVAAALINEGAWAGGSYIIEQKYVHNLTAWDSLSVEEQERVIGRTKLDDTQLPDDEQPTNSHVTMNTIEDADGNELQIVRDNLAFGEASGEQGTFFMSYAADPRVTELMLRRMFLGEPEGNYDRILDFSTPLTGCLFFAPPAAFLDDADQHAKPSVRPEAGPQDPTQPATELSAAKDLGFNASSEAPRDQTPDDHSNGADSTPVPSDGSLGIGNLKGRV; encoded by the coding sequence ATGAGCGACGTCAGCCCCCAGGACCTCTCTCAAGAGATTCTGGCCTCGCCGGCCAAGGCATCGATCTTCCTCACGGTGACAGTACGCAGCGGGGGCGAGTCCGTCGTCATCGATCTGCTGACTGCTGTGTCCGGGCTGACCCGGGCCGTTGGTTTCCGTTACCCCGAGACGATGCTCAGCTGCGTCGTCGGTATTGGGGCAGGCATGTGGGATCGTCTCTTCGACGTACCTCGTCCTGAGTACCTGCACGATTTTGAGGCACTTCAGGGAGGAAAGCACAGTGCCCCCTCGACGCCGGGAGACCTGTTCTTCCACCTGCGCGCCTCAACTCTCGACATGTGCTTCGAGTTGGCGCGCCAGATCATGCGCCGACTGGGCCCTGCGGTCAGTACCTACGATGAGGTTCACGCCTTCCGCTACCTCGATAATCGGGACCCTCTGGGCTTCGTCGACGGCACTGAGAGTCCGCGGGGGCAGGCGGCCGTTGCCGCGGCGCTCATCAACGAGGGCGCGTGGGCGGGCGGCAGCTACATCATTGAGCAGAAGTACGTCCACAACCTCACCGCTTGGGACTCATTGAGTGTCGAGGAGCAGGAACGCGTCATCGGTCGCACCAAGCTCGATGACACCCAGCTCCCCGATGATGAGCAGCCCACCAACAGCCACGTCACCATGAACACCATTGAGGACGCCGACGGTAACGAGCTCCAGATCGTGCGTGACAATCTGGCCTTCGGTGAGGCCTCTGGGGAGCAGGGCACGTTCTTCATGAGCTACGCAGCAGACCCACGCGTCACTGAGCTCATGCTCCGGCGTATGTTCCTGGGGGAGCCCGAGGGCAACTACGACCGCATCCTTGATTTCTCCACGCCTCTGACAGGATGTCTCTTCTTCGCTCCGCCGGCCGCCTTCCTCGACGACGCCGACCAGCACGCGAAGCCTTCTGTCCGACCTGAGGCGGGACCGCAGGACCCGACCCAGCCCGCCACTGAGCTGAGCGCCGCCAAGGACCTCGGGTTCAACGCATCCTCTGAGGCGCCGCGTGACCAGACACCAGATGACCACAGCAATGGTGCGGATTCCACTCCCGTACCGTCCGACGGATCCCTTGGGATCGGAAACCTGAAAGGCCGAGTATGA
- a CDS encoding CBS domain-containing protein, with protein sequence MPASTSTGEWVIARVGGAPVVISPTSLLLGLLIAGSWYPLVSSALGGFGTTTVLLVVVSTVLGVGASVLLHELAHGLFGTLMGRRPTRYELYLWGGRTSFGPAREWTAWKDLVTSLSGPATNLLIWGIGTWVQNSVSLPVPVAFTIWAVTLVNLALAIFNALPGLPLDGGYALAALVVQVTGNRRLGLKVAGWGGLAVVGGVVWWWILRPLVLDGRQPDAFNLILVLMVGWSIVASSWQVLELGGGARAASKLDLRELARPVHVVGPDTPVSQVREALAQGAALVLVTDGPELVGTIDAAALKELGLSDAASSTPTLGVSARQICTVLPAAAVTTDLTGQEAADAMKRAREVSRWLVLVEAGSLAGAVPTGAR encoded by the coding sequence ATGCCTGCCTCCACATCGACCGGCGAGTGGGTGATCGCCCGCGTCGGCGGTGCCCCCGTCGTCATCTCGCCGACCTCTCTCCTGCTCGGCCTGCTCATCGCCGGCAGTTGGTACCCGCTGGTCTCCTCGGCCCTGGGCGGTTTCGGCACCACAACGGTGCTGCTGGTGGTGGTCTCCACGGTCCTGGGTGTTGGGGCCTCGGTGCTCCTGCACGAGCTGGCCCACGGGCTGTTCGGAACTCTCATGGGCAGGCGACCCACCCGTTACGAGCTCTACCTGTGGGGCGGGCGCACCTCCTTCGGGCCGGCACGCGAGTGGACCGCGTGGAAGGACCTGGTCACCTCCCTGTCAGGACCGGCCACCAACCTGCTCATCTGGGGCATCGGAACGTGGGTGCAGAACTCCGTCAGTCTGCCGGTTCCCGTCGCCTTCACCATATGGGCCGTGACCCTGGTCAACCTGGCCCTGGCCATTTTCAACGCCCTGCCGGGTCTTCCCCTCGACGGCGGCTACGCACTGGCCGCGCTCGTGGTCCAGGTGACCGGCAACCGGAGACTCGGTCTCAAAGTGGCCGGCTGGGGCGGGCTGGCGGTGGTCGGCGGTGTCGTGTGGTGGTGGATCCTGCGCCCACTCGTGCTTGACGGTCGCCAGCCCGACGCCTTCAACCTCATCCTGGTTCTCATGGTGGGTTGGTCGATCGTGGCCTCCAGCTGGCAGGTCCTCGAGCTCGGGGGAGGAGCCAGGGCCGCCTCGAAGCTGGACCTGCGCGAGCTGGCCAGGCCCGTGCACGTCGTCGGACCCGACACGCCTGTGTCCCAGGTGCGTGAAGCGCTGGCGCAAGGAGCCGCACTCGTCCTCGTCACTGACGGGCCCGAGCTGGTGGGCACGATCGATGCGGCCGCCCTCAAGGAGCTCGGGCTGTCGGACGCAGCAAGCTCAACCCCTACGCTCGGGGTGAGCGCCAGGCAGATCTGCACGGTGCTGCCGGCCGCGGCGGTGACCACCGACCTGACCGGCCAGGAGGCCGCCGACGCCATGAAACGAGCCCGGGAGGTCTCCCGCTGGCTGGTGCTCGTGGAGGCCGGGAGCCTGGCCGGTGCGGTCCCCACCGGCGCGCGCTGA